The following coding sequences lie in one Arachis hypogaea cultivar Tifrunner chromosome 4, arahy.Tifrunner.gnm2.J5K5, whole genome shotgun sequence genomic window:
- the LOC112744795 gene encoding probable aldo-keto reductase 2 isoform X1 — MAKVGRMKLGSQGLEVSQQGLGCMGMSAVYGPPKPEPDMVALIQHAVQSGVTFLDTADVYGPHTNEILIGKALKGGLREKVELATKFSINFIEDGKFEIHGDPEYVRASCERSLKRLDINCIDLYIQHRVDTRVPIEVTMGELKKLVEEGKIKYIGLSEASASTIRRAHAVHPITAVQIEWSLWTRDVEEEVIPTCRELGIGIVAYSPLGRGFFSSGSKLLDNLSQDDFRKALPRFQPENLESNKTIFERVNEMAAKKGCTPSQLALAWLHHQGNDVCPIPGTTKIENLNDNIGALSVKLTPQEMTELESFAAADVVKGGRYPDNLIPTWKNSDTPLLSSWKAV, encoded by the exons ATGGCTAAAGTTGGAAGAATGAAGCTGGGATCACAGGGCTTGGAGGTGTCTCAGCAAGGACTTGGTTGCATGGGAATGTCTGCTGTCTATGGACCTCCAAAACCAGAGCCTGACATGGTTGCTCTCATTCAGCATGCTGTTCAAAGTGGGGTCACTTTCCTTGACACTGCTGATGTTTATGGCCCTCACACCAATGAAATTCTAATTGGAAAG GCTTTGAAGGGAGGGCTGAGAGAGAAGGTTGAATTGGCAACCAAGTTTTCAATCAATTTTATTGAGGATGGGAAGTTTGAGATCCATGGAGATCCAGAATATGTGAGAGCTTCCTGTGAAAGAAGCTTGAAGAGACTTGACATTAATTGCATTGATCTCTATATCCAGCATAGAGTTGATACTCGCGTGCCAATTGAAGTCACG ATGGGGGAGCTTAAGAAGCTTGTTGAGGAGGGAAAAATAAAGTACATCGGTCTAAGTGAGGCATCGGCTTCAACAATCAGAAGAGCACATGCTGTTCATCCCATAACAGCTGTGCAAATTGAATGGTCTCTTTGGACAAGAGATGTTGAGGAAGAAGTGATTCCAACTTGCAG GGAACTTGGCATTGGAATTGTTGCATATAGTCCTCTTGGCCGCGGATTCTTTTCATCCGGATCAAAGTTGCTTGATAATTTATCACAGGACGACTTCAGGAAG GCTCTGCCTAGATTTCAACCTGAAAACCTGGAGTCAAACAAGACTATATTTGAGAGGGTCAATGAAATGGCCGCAAAGAAAGGATGCACACCATCTCAGCTTGCATTGGCATGGCTTCACCACCAAGGCAATGATGTCTGCCCCATACCCGGAACCACCAAAATTGAGAACCTTAACGACAACATTGGAGCCTTGTCTGTGAAACTTACACCACAAGAAATGACAGAACTCGAGTCCTTTGCTGCCGCAGATGTGGTCAAGGGTGGTAGATATCCAGATAATCTTATACCTACATGGAAGAACTCTGATACTCCACTACTTTCTTCTTGGAAAGCTGTTTAA
- the LOC112744795 gene encoding probable aldo-keto reductase 2 isoform X2: MAKVGRMKLGSQGLEVSQQGLGCMGMSAVYGPPKPEPDMVALIQHAVQSGVTFLDTADVYGPHTNEILIGKMGELKKLVEEGKIKYIGLSEASASTIRRAHAVHPITAVQIEWSLWTRDVEEEVIPTCRELGIGIVAYSPLGRGFFSSGSKLLDNLSQDDFRKALPRFQPENLESNKTIFERVNEMAAKKGCTPSQLALAWLHHQGNDVCPIPGTTKIENLNDNIGALSVKLTPQEMTELESFAAADVVKGGRYPDNLIPTWKNSDTPLLSSWKAV, translated from the exons ATGGCTAAAGTTGGAAGAATGAAGCTGGGATCACAGGGCTTGGAGGTGTCTCAGCAAGGACTTGGTTGCATGGGAATGTCTGCTGTCTATGGACCTCCAAAACCAGAGCCTGACATGGTTGCTCTCATTCAGCATGCTGTTCAAAGTGGGGTCACTTTCCTTGACACTGCTGATGTTTATGGCCCTCACACCAATGAAATTCTAATTGGAAAG ATGGGGGAGCTTAAGAAGCTTGTTGAGGAGGGAAAAATAAAGTACATCGGTCTAAGTGAGGCATCGGCTTCAACAATCAGAAGAGCACATGCTGTTCATCCCATAACAGCTGTGCAAATTGAATGGTCTCTTTGGACAAGAGATGTTGAGGAAGAAGTGATTCCAACTTGCAG GGAACTTGGCATTGGAATTGTTGCATATAGTCCTCTTGGCCGCGGATTCTTTTCATCCGGATCAAAGTTGCTTGATAATTTATCACAGGACGACTTCAGGAAG GCTCTGCCTAGATTTCAACCTGAAAACCTGGAGTCAAACAAGACTATATTTGAGAGGGTCAATGAAATGGCCGCAAAGAAAGGATGCACACCATCTCAGCTTGCATTGGCATGGCTTCACCACCAAGGCAATGATGTCTGCCCCATACCCGGAACCACCAAAATTGAGAACCTTAACGACAACATTGGAGCCTTGTCTGTGAAACTTACACCACAAGAAATGACAGAACTCGAGTCCTTTGCTGCCGCAGATGTGGTCAAGGGTGGTAGATATCCAGATAATCTTATACCTACATGGAAGAACTCTGATACTCCACTACTTTCTTCTTGGAAAGCTGTTTAA
- the LOC112743433 gene encoding probable aldo-keto reductase 3 has product MCSLTESGRFQPENLEKNKTIFERVNEMTTKKGCTPSQLALAWVHHQGNGVCPIPGTTKVDNFNQNIGALSVKLAPQEMAELESFAADAVKGDRYTGDLITWKNSDSPPLSSWKAV; this is encoded by the coding sequence ATGTGTTCACTTACAGAATCTGGTAGATTCCAACCTGAGAATCTGGAGAAGAACAAGACTATATTCGAGAGGGTTAATGAAATGACGACGAAGAAGGGATGCACTCCATCTCAGCTTGCATTGGCATGGGTTCACCACCAAGGAAATGGTGTCTGCCCCATTCCTGGAACCACCAAAGTTGACAATTTTAACCAAAACATTGGTGCTTTATCTGTGAAACTTGCACCACAAGAAATGGCAGAACTCGAGTCCTTTGCTGCAGACGCTGTCAAGGGTGATAGATACACCGGCGATCTAATTACCTGGAAGAACTCTGATAGTCCACCACTCTCTTCTTGGAAAGCTGTTTAA